TTTTCCTCGTttctcccaatcccatcccatttctgccccattttccccatttttccctcatTCCCTCATTCTCCCCCcgttttttccattattttcccctatcattttcccagttttttctctcatttcctcccccatgttccccattttcccccttcattttcccccttcattttccccaatttcccccccccatttccccagttttttccccatttctcccatcCCATCTCCTTTTCACcccatttccccctttcccctcccttccAGCCCCACTTTCCCCACCTCACCCCCAAAATTCCcggtttttccccccaaatttccggttttcccccccaaatcccctcagggaatTCTCGGACGATTCCGACTCCGGCAGCGACTTCGAGGTCTCTCCGCGGGCCCGGAGCAAGCGGGGCCCGCTCCGAGCAGCCCCCAGGAGCTGCGTAAGTCCCAATTTTCCCTAAAAATCCCCCTTTTTTTAGGGATTTCCAcccattttccctcatttttgttcatttttccctgatttttccccgttttccccTCAGTCCCCGAAGCGCTCCCGCCTCTACCCCGGGGATGGGCGGTACCCGGAGCCGAATTCCCTGGAGCAGAATGCCCAGCAGAATTCCCTGGAGCAGAATTCCCTGTTCAGGCCGTGTTTTCGGGAAAGGTGGCCACGGAGGTACTGGAAAATCGAAAAAATCCCTGAGGGGGTTCCAGAATTTCcaggatttcccccaaattcttttttacccctaaaatccccattttttctcccagaattcccatttttttcccccaaatgcctttttttcctcccaaattcccccttttcccccaaaattcccattttttcccccaaactccTGCTCAGGCGCTGGTGGATGAGTGGCTGAAGCGGTACCAGTGGGACAAGGAGGACGCGTTCCTGGAGCTGCTCAACTTCATCGTGCGCTCCTGCGGCTGCAAGGGTGAGAAATGGGGCTAAAAACGGGGAAatggtgtagaagtccatccgaaaatccttcattttttgcctcacaattgtcatgagaaaagactaccgaagagttaaaagtgctgagccggttgggaaagaaagtctcctgcttatctagtgtgttcacaagtgatgcttgcagaacacgccatgctgtactcgaagggggcatgctgcccttttctggacaattgaactggactttcttccaaactcctgagctggctggactgagctctggggtggctcccccccgctccatgagaagacccctcttgcctgtcttcaaccactgtgacagaccaacagagatgcgaatctcctcatcaaggaaccaagaacccctctggcaccctattgacacccccatggcacccccatggcacccccctggcaacctcctcccaGAGACTGggaagcattcggccatgaaaacaatggaatttcagttaccttcccccaaccaagaacagtatatatattggggttcggcccgactgtcctttgagatctccccaagacgtgtaccagcgagtttcggcggcgggaccccgaagacatcacgtcttggtagctataccccattccctgaccttctttcctccctttttttttccttgtcttacccttctcttccccggatcccttaaccaaacgcatatttaactgtggttataatcaataaattgcaccttgttgatttgttactgcaaaacccctgtgcctcttgttggttatttttgcacccaaaaatcattcgtcacccgtttatttcgggcggaccttcacataattggcgtcacggacaaggattccagtagccagtgagattttgcaggttttgtgtagtttgtaacctctcgcAGACTACCCATGCCAAAGCTAAATCTCATGCttgattgagcacacaggctccggaattgacgcaaaagatttttcggtgcaaaagcagggaaaattgttactgtcatttctgatactgattttaccggcacgaacactgacactgatacttctcctgatcctgatattgatgctgttactgatatcgatactgatattgatactgttgctgttgttgttgtatttgaattgaatctgaacctgttactgttgtttttgaattgaatctgaacctgttactgttgtttttgagctgaatttgaacctgttactgttttttactgctgtattttgtgtacctggactgtctaaaagggaaggggcagacttgaagtaattaagcagtgccttttagacagatattgtcccttcacctacacagggagcgaggggcggcccagcgaaggctgagtggctttttccctgttctaggttctggtcccctcacaaagaaaacatttctgtgtgtgtgtgttcatgtgagtgcgtatctgtactgtctgggaaggaagagacaaatttgaagcaacctcacagggcctcccagactgattctgtctcttcaactacgcagggaagcaaggggacagtggaaaggctgtgtgatttgtgtaacttaactccctggtgtagctttgttcccctcacaaaatgactaaaaacttcagtgcaaaaggtaaagctgaattttatgctctgcttgctaaatacaatgccacaccttctccgaggggagaagaatgggcaaactgcaattggtttaacttagaaaatgttattgatagaatatcttctttgcaacatgaaacaaaatttaaactgggcaaaaataaaaccgtcctctgctcagtcttgggtgcctgtctcacagcagccatagaaactcgctttaagcaaaaaagtgaggaaaacgctatcatagactccctccaaaacctagttgaagttttgcaaaaacaattggatgaagaaagaaatgtaaataacttgttacggactgccctgagagaggaacatgttaaaaattcacagaactctgattcctcaaaagaaacagaggagaaagaaactcctcacactagtcaaaattgttctcaaacagaattaaccctgatgaaaaattgcgggaaacactgctgtaacaacataaaacctctaattaaaacagaatacaactatatcaataatgaagattttagcccgcacaaaaccactaaagaaatcccgtacactgctactgaattaacaaaacttgcaaagcagtatgggcttcgcccccaaaaatctgaaacagaacacatttgtcaagtgtctctcactgggagagatcagattcttttgtcagaacaagaagccggcgggtgctggagacatggggtgttcctaacaacagcagacagacgcatcccatggtccccaaatcagcacacagctcattgggctgaggggcttaaccccttggaaaggagagaccctttggttggtatccttgaccaactcctggaaaacattcacaaatctggctgcctgcaattgattcatgaaaagaaattaattcctggttttgaatctccaatccaatcacctgtaaagcctgaaattatgacctctttaactcaaaggcttccgggaacacttaaacctacagcaattctccttcagaaaaccatagtagctctgtctcctatagaaagaccagataaacttcttagtaaccagaatgacccttttgttcccctttatgacttgctgagaaaaagaataaaatgggattggacttctcagaaggaaacattgcaattgctgattcttgaagtgacagctcaccaagcactggaccctatctatcctacagacccctttcaggtggagtggggatttgcctcctcacaactttcagtaaacatttggcagcagggtcccgagggtctgacaaagcctgttgggttttattcctatggtttcaaagatgctgagaaaaggtacactacctgggaaggggtgtttgtggttggcttggctcccagggaggtggaggagaactgggcaatccaagaaactgggagcttgggtagcagccaaaataaacctgcctctgtgactaaagcaacccctcctctctcccccacttctgctaacagagaggaacaggacaatgcccaggttggggaactgttaactgtttggagtattttccaaagtgagggacagaattacttgtctgtattaacaccaagtcctatgctatgtttatatttgggttgctccaggctgatgcttttaaaagagctacaggagataatactgtaaaagcaatgcagggatggtttgggattttcctaaacccacaggaaattcaatctggtaatgtttctcactttactgtcaaaagtgtgcaggatagggcagaaggtgaaaagattaaatggacttctcacacctcttactatagatggggggtaaatgagtgttccaaaatcactgctttttgccagacagctccaagcacaattccttcactacagggagcagatgatttcaagaacccagggcattaccctggacaacctgtttttggtggaccccctgctgctgtaggggaagtaccactgctgttcaaaacctctctggcaattccattgttctaaccttttctgcctcttcgtggcagagtctgttgtgtttactttttcagaagaactccgagggacatgaagacctgacaaaccatgataacactagtgatgaacaacagaaataatgtttttccttccccttatggtaacaccaggtgatgatattatacataacatgtaaattaattgaacttgaataaattggctgtcacaattagagatttgaccaaattacagcaactactgcagtcattcttattggcttttgcgaacacaccagagactgctatcaagcatattaccaaattgggaaagagtgaatgtggatgatcacaaattggtaattgtgcacttagtgctacacagaacaatgtttccttagccctcagctgtatccaggcacaattgtagatgcaatctgtctctgctgcaattataagagagggcgaggaaggcaccttccccacagaaattcggaaaataatctgggacagtgccactgaatttgaaagagaatttcaatcctggtggaacctggtgaactttacctatgatcccatttcaaacacagccactgcttttgtcctaaccatacgcaatgcctctgtacatttggtcttccctgttattgcattaggattaaaccatgatggagctgttctctatcctactgaacataggggatgggcccgtcaggttgatgacaaatggcaaactgttaacctggaaacttgtgttgtccgagaacaacaagagttcatctgtgaaagcaatgcaatcatagatcaaatatttgtttagacgtagagcaaaatatctgtcatttcaagattcgtccacatgaggatacccagacagctcttatatacataggcaatggctgtgcatgctttagaaccacgtgattctgtctttgtagaagatgttgtagtagatgcaaagaatcattcaaatttttgtgcttgtaactttactaagatagtaggatgcgatttctcttatgaagctccagttacttctcaccacctactgcaatccaactacacgctgatccagaagctgatgcccactcctattagaatgaacctcaccctcgtgagacaactattgctccatcaagacctgattgacatccttgagaaaatcaaggagagcggacagaagaccctggtgactgttcatcacaacgtgagacaaatacaccgggttatggagagggtaaagcaagatgctgagcataggtggtgggatactctctttgggtggtcacctactgccacaggtgttctgaacagtgtgtgccatccaattgttgttcttttgatcctagttacgcttggttttatcttgtcagcagccctattcattttgaattggagaatgatgaaaaagcttaggAAACTATCAACtatagtcaatgcacaccgcttagctgatgtactcgatacaatagatgtccccaaaacacttgatacgaaacggttatgaatcaagcatatgtgctttagaacaacttcttaaatatcaagtatgacttacagaaagttactttaattcttagaaaataattttaaaagacgatgataatattatgatttgtttgttgttttgattatttgtgatttgttttaataattttgaaattgttaaacaaatgatattgctttaactgatgaatattttttgaaattgttaaaattaatcataattttttgaaatcgttataaaaaataaccacgtgtgaagttgttatgatgatcaataataattatatgtttgttggttccccttttccctttttcttttccttctcttccccttttatcccctctctcctgtcatccctacttttctggggttatgctaccaacgtgcaacgagtttcgaagacactctagagctctgctgatgaagattcctcaagacaatcgtgagtcacggggaaatggtgtagaagtccatccgaaaatccttcattttttgcctcacaattgtcatgagaaaagactaccgaagagttaaaagtgctgagccggttgggaaagaaagtctcctgcttatctagtgtgttcacaagtgatgcttgcagaacacgccatgctgtactcgaagggggcatgctgcccttttctggacaattgaactggactttcttccaaactcctgagctggctggactgagctctggggtggctccccccccgctccatgagaagacccctcttgcctgtcttcaaccactgtgacagaccaacagagatgcgaatcccctcatcaaggaaccaagaacccctctggcaccctattgacacccccatggcacccccatggcacccccctggcaacctcctcccaGAGACTGggaagcattcggccatgaaaacaatggaatttcagttaccttcccccaaccaagaacagtatatatattggggttcggcccgactgtcctttgagatctccccaagacgtgtaccagcgagtttcggcggcgggaccccgaagacatcacgtcttggtagctataccccattccctgaccttctttcctccctttttttttccttgtcttacccttctcttccccggatcccttaaccaaacgcatatttaactgtggttataatcaataaattgcaccttgttgatttgttactgcaaaacccctgtgcctcttgttggttatttttgcacccaaaaatcattcgtcacccgtttatttcgggcggaccttcacaaatggggaaaaaaaattagtgaaaaaatggggaaaaaccagggaaaaaacgGGATAAATGAGAGAGTTCCTGGAGCTGCTCAACTGCACCGTCTGCTCCTGCGGCTGCAGGGGCGAGAAacggggggaaaaatggggaaatggggaaaaaatgagggggaaatggggaaaatgagggaaaaactggggaaaatgggggggaaaaattgggaaaatgggggcaaaatgggatggggatgagggaaaatggggaattctGGGTCTggaattggggggaaatgggaaaaaatgggattgagatggggggaaatggggaaatacagggctggcatggggaaaatggggaattttgggaattgtgggatttggggctgtgaAAAAAGGAAGTTTTGGGATTTTCAGGTGTGGTGACCTCGGAGATGTTCCTGGAGCTGCAGAACTCCGAGATCATCCAGAGGCTCGCAGAGACCTTCCTGCAGGTACTGggggattttctgggaatttggggggattttctgGGAGTTTTCTGTGGAATTCTTGCTGTTGGCCCTGgaatttttggtttattttccctggattttttgtgtatttatttctttatttagatTTATTTCCAGGTCTCCCCGGAGTCAATTCTGTCTCTGAATTTTTGGtgtgtttatttgtttacttGGGTTTGTTTCCAGCCCTCTCCAAAGCCTCTTTGTCCCTGGATTTTTGGTGTCTTTTCACTGAATTTTtggtgtatttatttatatttatttatttgtttggatTTATTTGCAGCCCTCTCCAGAGTCCTCTTTGCCCCTGGATTTTTGGTgtatttttcctgaatttttggtgtgtttatttatttatttgggtttatttccAGCAGTCTCCAGAGTCCTTTTTGTCCCTGGATTTTTGGTgcattttccatggattttttgGTGTAtttattgatttgtttttttttccaggcctCTTTGGAATCTCCTCACTCTCTGGATTTTTGGTGTATTTAGTGATGTATTTGGATTCATTTCCAGGCCTCCCTGGAGTCCCCTCTCTCCCtggatttttaatgtattttcacCAAATTTttgatgtatttatttatttatttgtatttatttccaGGCCTCTCTGGAGTCCCATTTGTCCCTGGATTTTTCATgcatttttcctgaatttttggtgtatttatttgtttatttagatTTACTTGCAGGCCTTCCCATGTGCCCCCTTTCCCTGGATTTTTGGTGtcttttttctggatttttgatgtacttatttatttatttggatttATTTGCAGGCCTCCCCAGAGTCCCCTCTCCCCCTGGACTTTTGGTGTATTTTCCCTGGATTTTTGgtatatttatttcttatttggaTTTATTTCCAGGCCTCCCTGAAGTCCTCTTTGTCCCTGGACTTTTGGTGTCTTTTCCttggatttttagtgtattttccctgaatttttggaatttttatttatttgtttgaatTTATTTGTAGGTCTCTCCGGAGTCTTTTCTGTCCCTGGATTTTTGGTGCATTTATTTGTTTGGATTTATTTGCAACCCTTTCCAGAGTCCTCTTTGCCCCTGGATTTTTGGTGTCTTTTCCCTGAATTTTtggtgtatttatttatttatttggatttATTTGCCAGTCTCCCTGGAGTCCCCTCTGCCCCTGGATTTTTGATGTATTTTGCTTGGATTTTTGGTGtattttctgtggatttttgatgtatttatttctttattagatTTATTTCCAGACCTCCATGGAGTCTTGTTTGCCCCTAGATTTTTGGTGtcttttccttggatttttttgttgcatttatttattatttggtGTTTTTAGGAGTCCCCACAGTACCCATTGTGCAGGAATTCCCATCCCTGGCACTGATTCCATTTAGGTTTGGACGGGTTTTGgtgtatttgtatttatttatttatatttctgtattttccagCACTCTCCACAGTACCCATTGTGCAGGAACTCCCATCCCTGGCGCTGGTTCTGGGTGGATTTTCGGTGGATTTTTGCtgtataaatatagatatattttatatttttatatttccagGACTCCCCAGAGTTCCCTGTCTCCACGCCCAGCCGTCGGTGGCGCCGGTTCCGTGTGGGTTTctgtgagctgctggcagtgctggtgctccgtgggcagcaccaggagctgcaggacgCTTCCTCATGGGCTGCCTGCATTTATGGATAGATTTAcgtttacatttacatttacatttacatttacatttacatttacatttacatttacatttacatttacatttacatttacatttacatttacatttccaGGACTCCCCAGACTATCCATTGTCCAT
The sequence above is drawn from the Melospiza melodia melodia isolate bMelMel2 chromosome 1, bMelMel2.pri, whole genome shotgun sequence genome and encodes:
- the LOC134419598 gene encoding uncharacterized protein LOC134419598 isoform X2 encodes the protein MFPIFPLHFPPSFSPISPPHFPSFFPISPIPSPFHPISPFPLPSSPTFPTSPPKFPVFPPKFPVFPPKSPQGILGRFRLRQRLRGLSAGPEQAGPAPSSPQELLPEALPPLPRGWAVPGAEFPGAECPAEFPGAEFPVQAVFSGKVATENSHFFPPNAFFSSQIPPFPPKFPFFPPNSCSGAGG
- the LOC134419598 gene encoding DNA-directed RNA polymerase II subunit RPB1-like isoform X1, translating into MFPIFPLHFPPSFSPISPPHFPSFFPISPIPSPFHPISPFPLPSSPTFPTSPPKFPVFPPKFPVFPPKSPQGILGRFRLRQRLRGLSAGPEQAGPAPSSPQELLPEALPPLPRGWAVPGAEFPGAECPAEFPGAEFPVQAVFSGKVATEALVDEWLKRYQWDKEDAFLELLNFIVRSCGCKGEKWG